A window of Cyclopterus lumpus isolate fCycLum1 chromosome 10, fCycLum1.pri, whole genome shotgun sequence genomic DNA:
AAGAAAAAGTGTTCCAAGGCCATGTGAAGATGGTGgagatgtgtgtttgattgaGTGAGAGAAAGTCTTTGAATACAATTTGCCATTATTCTTCCAGTAATCACTTTCTCGTTGAGTGCTTTAAATTTATCTTTCTCCTTTTGTTGCTTACGTCCTGCCTTTGTCCTCCTCTCAGTGCTGATGGGACATATGAAGTCTCTTTCTATTCCAATGTCGTGGTCTCCAACAACGGCGAGGTGGCCTGGCTCCCACCAGCTATCTACAAGTCGGCCTGCAAAATTGAAGTCCGTGATTTCCCTTTTGACCAGCAGAACTGCACCCTCAAGTTTCGCTCCTGGACCTATGACCACACTGAAATTGATCTCATCCTCCTCACTGATTATGCCTCACGTGATGACTTCAAACCCAGCGGTGAGTGGGATATTGTTTCACTGCCTGGACGCAAGAATGAAGACCCAAATGACATCAGGTACCTGGATATCACCTATGACTTTATTATCAAGAGAAAACCTCTCTTCTACACCATCAACCTGATCATTCCCTGCATCCTGATAACCTCACTGGCTATTCTGGTGTTCTACCTCCCATCAGACTGTGGTGAGAAGATgactctctgtatctctgtcctCTTGGCCCTGACTGTGTTTTTACTCCTTATCTCAAAGATTGTGCCCCCCACATCTTTAGCAGTGCCTCTGATTGGAAAGTACTTGATGTTTTCAATGGTGCTGGTCACCTTCTCCATTGTTACCAGCGTTTGCGTGCTCAACGTGCACCATCGGTCCCCCAGTACGCACACCATGCCCCCTTGGGTCAAGCGTGTCTTCCTGTACCGGCTCCCCTCTTACCTCTTCATGCGGAGACCCGGTAGCTCAAATATCCGCGAGAAGTTCCGCAAAAAACACCAGCAGCGATCATACTCTGACCAAAAGCTGCgtggagcagaaggaggagttCCTTCAGGAATGGCAGATTCCTCTTCATCCTTCTTTGTGAACGAGGAGTCGGCCAAACGCTACGGCTGGAAGTTTAGCGACTTGTCAGAGAACACAGAGTTCAGAAAGAGGATGACGCTCAAGTGCAACATTGACACAGAGGATGCGGTGGATGGAGTACGCTACATCgcagagaagatgaagagcgaggatgatgatgaaggggTAGGTGTATctgcatgtacatgtgtgtcaAAAGTCTAGAATTGTGCAacctgcttgttgttgtttttttagtttttttttttactatttataGATTTTCACATGTGTGGTAGGATAGCCACAAAAGATAGGACGTCCTACACTAGCAGCGTGGCTACCTGTATACAAAATTGATAGCAATGGTAATCTGCTGGTGGTATCAACCACTTTTGTCCTCACTGAAATATCTCAGCAAATATAGATTGCCATGGAATTTTGGAAATACATTCATAGTAACCGGATGATAAATCCTAAAGACTTTGGTGATACCCTATCCCTCTGATGTCACCATAAAGCTGACATTTTTGGTTATGGGTGAAATGTCTAAATATCTATTAGTTTTGGTActcatggtgcccagaggattgATCCTCATGACTgttgatcctctgactttccaTTTAGCTCAAAGGGCAGGtcaaaatgtttaataatgCAGTACAATGTGTACAAGTGTACATGATGGATTGGCTCAAAATTTGGTACAGGCATTCAGGTCTCCAGTATAATGTTTCTAATGACCTTGGTGACCCTCATATATTTATGACAAGCCTCAACAACCTTGGATGGATTAGGCTGTACCACCTATTCTATGTGATGGATAACTTTGTGTAATCTACATCATATGTTTTTGGAAAATATTGTCAATGGTTATCTTTCTGTGAATAGCTCAATTAGGGActttattattgtgtatttctgtaGGAGTTctgcaaaaatattttacatCAGTGGTCAATATTTTGCGCAGCATGTAATTTGATGTAAAATGCATTACTCTGTTGAGCACGAGGAAAGCCAGCCACATCATTTGCAAAGTACCTGCCATCAGAGCCAATCCATCCAAAGCTCTATTTCAATGAGTTGTGAATGGTACCACTTTATATGTCAGAGCAATGTCAACACTGTTGTTTCAGCCAATAAATCCTTAGATATGTGATCTGAGAAATTATAACCATCATAGACAAAAGTTCataagtgaaaagaaaagactaaATCAAATCAGTTTGCTTGAGTTCAAGACAAGCAACACAACAGTggcaacatttaaaatcaaaccTCTCTCTACAGATCATTGAAGACTGGAAGTACGTGGCCATGGTGATCGACCGTCTCTTCCTGTggatctttgtgtttgtgtgtgtggtcgggACGCTGGGCCTCTTCATGCAGCCTCTGTTCCAGAGTTACAACACTCCCATTATTGATTAGATGGACTGCAACCAAGAGCTGAAACGTCATCATGAACTTTGATTACCCCCAAGAAACAGAGCTCTGACTTGAACATATGTACTCACATGTCCGCCTCGCATCACACATTCATTGGGAAATTATAATGATGCCCTTTagccctcttcctccacctgctccctTCCTTACTTCAACCTGTTTACGTGTATTGCCATCCTCTGCTCCACTCATCTGTCACCAACTGGGATCTAATTATTTTAGTTAATTAATCGATAACTCTGGTTTATAACAACTTGGGTCACCTTTTCATAGTGTGGCCATCATTCAGTAGACAGGGATGGTGGAGGTCATACTATTGCTGTAGATCTGGGGACACTGAAGCTAAAAGGTTATCACTTGGTTACCACTAAAACCCCCGGGTTAGCCAAACTAATTTGGATGACAAAACTAAGGCAAACAGTACATTTATAACTTGAAATGTCTCTTGTAACATCAATCACAGTTTACAGATTGATTTTACGGTTTACCTAACATTCCCAGTTGTACACTTATTGATATGTTAATATCATAATCAAAAGAAGCAATGGCCAAAACTATGAAAACAAGACCCAATTTATAGTAAACCAGAATAATCTTTTATTTCAAAACATTAAACCACCATTCAGCCATTATGCTCTTTCTTGTAGATGCTCATAGATCCACAGTCTCCTATGATTGAAATGTAGcagtattttaaaaagaaaaccattACCTGAAACATTGAAATAGTGTCGACCCCATAACTGTTCACAAAGGTTTACTTGGCAGCAACTCAGGACTTTTTCTGTTTAGAACAGACTTGGTTTCGCTCTTTTTTCTCTGAGTCTAAATCAAATTATAATGGTGCGAACATGACGTTATTGGGGGCCGCATGCATACAACAAGGGACAGttctttgtttttagtttgataTTTTGTTGACTCAAAAAGAGAATGAGCCCAAAGAGTAACAAGGCCACAGAAACTCACAAGCAGACTTTGGAGCTCCGGGCCTCACTTCGACAACACATCCCCTGCAGATAAGAAGATGAGTCGCCATACTTAGAATAGGATAACCTCCCTGTGTCCTTTTGCCAacagcacacatacatactgtttAATACAGAAAACTGTTGGACTGCTCAAATAATAATGGATGAGTGAGTACGGGGGTGACCAGCCTGTTTttaccctcacacacacacctccctgtGTGAACTGATAATACTGATAACAATACTGATCAAatgttgttgtgatgttttaaaGCAGTCATGTTTAAAATGAAGACCGGACATTATgatggagcaaaaaaaaaaaagaaagaaaaactcttGTCTCATCAAAGCAGTGCTCCTCAGCATCCATCACCAAGGAAACCAGCAGCAATAATATTGTACAATATTTTATACACACAGACCTGGGCAAAAATGAGCCAAACAGCCTGGCTCTTCACTTGCTTCATCTTCCATATTGTATGCTTGATTATCGCAGTCTGCTCTCAGAGACATTACTTGAATCTGTGTCAATAAATTATTTCCAAGATATGGTTTAACTTGTCACCATCATAACACACAAGTCTGTCACTGCTACCAACGCTAGCCAAGTAACAGGTGTACTGTAGGCCTACTAATACAgttgtattgatttatttcatcttttgattttttttaatggatggaatgaaacatacatattttttcTATCCCACTGGCCAGTCATGTTGTTGACTTGTGCCTGTCTAGACAATGATTGCTGAGAACCACAGGAAGGGACTCTGATTGGAGCTGATGTCTTGATAACTGGATCAATAAAGGGAAATGAAAGCAACAAGCAGACCTGGTGAATCACATAAACatgatcattttatttaattcaacatTATAAACATGTCTCAGTTTCTATATTGAGCTCTTCTTGAGGCATCTCTCACTatctctcctccagctgtttcTCTCCTATTTGAGTACCATCTTGTTAAGGACTTAAAAAGCTCAAACATTCTCCAGGCTCTTTTCTCCCACCTCACACATTTTCAGCCACGCTGAGATGATTCAAAACCAAGCACAACTTCCACGCAGTTGGCATTTTGGACAGAGGTTTCTAAAGTGTACGTgctctttgtgtatgtgtgtgaactCTCTGGGGCCAGTGCTAAATGTTAGTCAGCAGACTAAGGCTTCATTAGACATTCTTGTATCCCCGGGGTTTGCAACTTCGCCTTCTGTTAGCTTAAGATGTCAGAGTGGCTGCAAGCTGCTAATTGGACCCTGCATGtgaatgaatacacacaatcacaaatCTGTAAAGTCTTATGTGTTATAAAACTTTCCCCTCTTTATCAGATAGTAGCTGCTTTCCTGACATGTGTGATGTTTATGTTGTGTAGACCTAAAAAGGAGCCAGAAGCATCAGATAAAGCTTGTTGGTTACATGCCACTGATAATCATCTCCAACAGTGGAAGCTTTAGGtcaaattgtattattatgtcTCCGTGATTATTTTAAGGTCTGTTTTACAAGTGTGCATCAGATGCTTTTCTCGCAAAGAAACTACTGCATCATAATTTTCCAGCCAACatcagatcacacacacacacacacacacacacacacatacacacacatgcacacacacacataattccACAGACAAAGTGACTGGAGTTGGGTTCAGCAATTACAGCTCAGAGTTGTACCCCCATCCTCTCCTCGTATGATTCATAAATTTGATACTTGATATCTGCATCAATTTTCATTAAGAGGGTGGTCACACCAGGGGTGGGTTGGTTAGAGGGGCTGATGTGGTGTTTATGTGTCCCATTCTTTCTGATTTCTAAACCACAACTTTCTGTAacattgttttctattttaCCAACAAGTCAATTATTAGATTCAAGTCAAATCTGCTCCCTGAAGTTTTACAATCCTAGTAATCAAGTAATTTACAACTTTAGAGACATTTTCTATGTGTTTGTTCTGCATATCTTTTTTTGGGATCCCAAAATGTTTatttccagtaaaaaaaaaaagagtttccCCAAATATGCACATTTCACCTATTGCTTGTCAATGTGTGTTTCAAACTGAAACCAATACCTTGATTCCACATGGACATGATCCATATTTGTCCCGTACAATGGTACCTAAAAGTTCAGTACCCATAAGCACTCAAAACAAAATGAGGTTGAATTACTTTAAGAGGCTCCCATCAATCCACAAAAGGCTACTATTTCAAATAGTAAGAGTCTTTGAATTATCCCGCTGTAAACTTCTCATCTTAGAGGTACAGAATGGTCctgaaataatttaaatggcAGAAAAATGACTAATTTGTTGTTCAATGGTGACACAGTTGACTGAAGTATCAAGTTTATTGAATGTGGGTTAAAAGAATCTCCTGGATTTTAGCGGTATACCCAATTTACATATATATCtgtctgaacacacactgtagactcTACAGTGTAAGGTGAGTTACCAACATGACTCTTACATTGCATACATTATAATGTTTAGCAGTGAACCACCTCCTTGAAGATAACTGCACCACCAGGTTTCCCCAAAAATGTgtaggaaaagaaagaggaaaggcagccagagagagagagttggtgtttTGGTCTCCAGGTCTGATCATGAAGTGGGACAGAGTAGATGAAACTGGAcgggtgagggaggagggatacAAGCTGTGTAAGAGAGAAAattagagaaaaagagaggaagggatgATAAAGGTCGGTCATAAACTAGAGACACAAGACCTATGCAATCTGGTTGGTCGACAGAGGACCCAACATTAAAGACTGCTTCATTGTAGTCAGAGATCAATAAGCAATTCTTCTTCCCTGCAAGACAAACCCACATGCATACAGACATTTATCATGTgcatacatgcaaacacacataaaagcaCTCAAAGGCAGACAAGCAGTCAGTCATATGCAATTGAAACTTGTATTCATCgtatatcttttctttttttttattggcctCAAAGCTAAATGACACCAAATCATACACACAGGTCATTTGAGTAAAAGTCAGAAAAAGTACATCTGTAATCTGCAAAGCTGTCGAACAAATGTAGAGgaataaatattacaatatttgaGTTTAAAATGTAGAGGAGTGGAGGTTTATAGTGTAAAATAGAAACACTCAAATAAGTACCTCACATTTGCGCGTAAGTACAGTACTTAAGTAAATGTTCTTAGTTACAGTCCACCACTGCAAGATGCAAATCTCTGTCTACAGTGACATGTTTCGATTATATTCGCTTCTCTCCGTCAACCGGCTGGTATCAGAGTCCTGAACCTTTACTGCAACATGGTGAATGTCAGCAGTTTGATCAGTTTCTTGTAGTCTGCCATCGCCCTCCATCTTAGCTATTATTATCCACAGGACATTTCTTTAGGATTTATACCTACCATTTCAGCTCTCAGGtcaatatttatgaatatttacTGCACTACAGCATGTGTAGCTGCAGTGCAGTTGAGTCAGGGGGCCATCGATCCTCCTCAGCCGCTGAGCTTAGGGGACAAATGCAGAGCATTGGTCCAAACACTTTACATGCTTTTAAACTGAGCCCAGGGGTCACTCTGTAAAGTTTCTGCAGGAGCAATAAATATGTCCTCCAGTCTGCTACCTGCTGACAGATCCAggtgcctgctgctgctctagtggTCAAAAGAGACAGTGCAGAGATTTCTCACAGTATTAGTCTGATTTCTGCAGGTGAAGTTGTTGTCTTAATAGTTTGGATTTTCATTTAACTTGTCTGTGGCATCAATCATTGTGGTATCACATCTCAGTGAACATGTTTATGGTATGGAAGAAAAGTAAGGTcataactatttattttctataagcAACAGAAATCCTATTTTGACCAATCCTGATTACTTGATGTTGAAGTTAAAATAACACTGAATTGATAGCACTTTGAAAACCATCAATTTGAATTAATGTGGCTTGAATTCCCTTCTGTGAAATTGTAAGTGGTgcaatattaataaatactgTATAGAATAACTGTAGATACAAATGTGTTGGCCACATGCACAGCATCAGCATCTCCTTTTTGAGTCGAACATCTCTGAAGTTAATCAGACATTTTAAGGCCAGATAAAAACTTTGTAGAATATGAAGGCCATCAAAACACTTCTGCATCTTGTCTGTTATTATTAGAGTTATCATGCAAAACAGTTATATTGCCAGATATCTTGTAATATTCAAAAGtaataaatagaaaaagatTAAACATTCCAGTTGGACATTTGCCTCAAGGCCACCAATGAGAATTTTAACAGCTATTAACGAAATATTGCTAACACAATTTAAACTGATTAAGAATAACTTGAGGCAATGAGGGGCAGATCATTTAAGATGGCAAAAAGAGGCTTAGACAATCGTTCATATTTCATCTTCGGACAAACATGAGTGGACCAGATAACGAGTAAGCTATGCGTGGCTCTGTTTGACCCCTTGGGCTGCAGTGAAAATTACACTGCTGGTTATTCAGAGAACAAGGCGAACGGAGAGAGTGAATACATGCAGAataacaatatacatatatatgtaaagtGGCTGCGCTCAATTGGTAGTGCGTGTATATGTGAGAGAACGGGAGGGTACGTGTGAAAAACAAGGCACAGAGAAATGGTAGTTTAATTAGCAGCAAGGGGCTTTAATCAGATAACTGGGATTCGAGCAGTGAATGGACTTTAATTAGTTGCTTGTGGCTGCAACAGGCCACAGCGTGACCGAGCGCACTGCATACAGTGGACACTAGATGACTGGAAAATAGGACATAAACTCTCTGTGGTGTTAATGTGTCTGCtggagtgagagggaggaggagggagcagtgAGAGGAAGGGTGGAGGGGATGAGGAGGGAAGCTGGGTGAATGCCGAAGGGTTGAGCGAGGTCACCAAGTATAGCATGACTGGCAGaacaggaggagctgctggaggaaagGGGCGTGCACAGCTTTTAAAAAGgggttgttgggggggggggggggggggggggtcaatggCGTGGTGGGATTAGACAGAGCAGAAGGAAAAAGGCTAAACTGTTTAGATGGGGTTAAAGGTTAGATATTTTTAA
This region includes:
- the LOC117737359 gene encoding neuronal acetylcholine receptor subunit beta-2-like — translated: MAAPVKAALALLVLTVATALCAEVEERLVSHLLSPERYNKLIRPAVNNSQQVTIYIQVSLAQLINVNEREQIMTTNCWLSQVWNDYRLMWDPEEYEGIKKIRLPSQHIWLPDIVLYNNADGTYEVSFYSNVVVSNNGEVAWLPPAIYKSACKIEVRDFPFDQQNCTLKFRSWTYDHTEIDLILLTDYASRDDFKPSGEWDIVSLPGRKNEDPNDIRYLDITYDFIIKRKPLFYTINLIIPCILITSLAILVFYLPSDCGEKMTLCISVLLALTVFLLLISKIVPPTSLAVPLIGKYLMFSMVLVTFSIVTSVCVLNVHHRSPSTHTMPPWVKRVFLYRLPSYLFMRRPGSSNIREKFRKKHQQRSYSDQKLRGAEGGVPSGMADSSSSFFVNEESAKRYGWKFSDLSENTEFRKRMTLKCNIDTEDAVDGVRYIAEKMKSEDDDEGIIEDWKYVAMVIDRLFLWIFVFVCVVGTLGLFMQPLFQSYNTPIID